A region from the Paraburkholderia youngii genome encodes:
- a CDS encoding IclR family transcriptional regulator, which yields MTLPSTFSAPLDERKFVVALARGLDLLRAFRPGDTMLGNRDFVERTGLPKATVNRLAYTLTVLGYLRLDERHGKYALDAGVLSLGFALLSGSDMLELARPHLRSLAREVGAAVSLGCRDGLDMVYLETIRSETALTLGLASGSKLSMLTSSMGRAYLAVQPLDARTALLAELKKAAGRAGAMLVAEAEQEIAAFATERCCYSFRAWHDDVNAVAVPFREPRENRWLVLSCSGPASSMGEEVFRENVAPRLKALAARLGEPG from the coding sequence ATGACGCTGCCATCCACTTTCTCCGCTCCGCTCGACGAACGCAAATTCGTCGTCGCCCTTGCCCGCGGGCTGGACCTGTTGCGCGCGTTCCGGCCGGGCGACACGATGCTCGGCAATCGCGATTTCGTCGAACGCACGGGTTTGCCGAAGGCAACCGTGAACCGGCTCGCCTACACGCTGACCGTGCTCGGCTATCTGCGGCTCGACGAAAGACACGGCAAATATGCGCTCGACGCGGGCGTGCTGTCGCTCGGCTTCGCGCTGCTATCGGGCAGCGACATGCTCGAACTCGCGCGCCCGCACCTGCGCAGCCTCGCGCGCGAGGTCGGCGCGGCGGTTTCGCTCGGGTGCCGGGATGGGCTCGACATGGTGTATCTGGAGACGATTCGCAGCGAGACCGCGTTGACGCTCGGCCTCGCATCCGGCTCGAAACTGTCGATGCTGACGAGTTCGATGGGCCGCGCGTATCTCGCCGTGCAGCCGCTCGACGCGCGTACCGCGTTACTCGCGGAACTGAAAAAAGCGGCAGGCAGGGCAGGGGCGATGCTGGTCGCCGAAGCCGAACAGGAGATCGCCGCGTTCGCGACGGAGCGCTGCTGCTACTCGTTTCGCGCGTGGCATGACGACGTGAACGCGGTCGCGGTGCCGTTTCGCGAGCCGCGCGAAAACCGCTGGCTCGTGCTCAGCTGCAGCGGGCCGGCATCATCGATGGGGGAGGAAGTGTTTCGCGAGAACGTCGCGCCGCGCCTGAAGGCGCTCGCGGCGCGGCTAGGGGAGCCGGGCTGA
- a CDS encoding pilus assembly PilX family protein, with product MLAIVLLISAMMLATSAIWFETSLAAARAATNARDYLQAFHAADSALSLCARNVQSAPGDAPNGPLTSGEPAQWRLVAAFDAGAITPVPQWPGSSRAPQCLIEPWRLSTRPNASAYLLTARGFGQSGESQVWLQMELVTEDGTIERHWRRIAARPF from the coding sequence GTGCTAGCTATCGTGCTGTTGATCTCGGCCATGATGCTCGCCACGTCCGCGATCTGGTTCGAAACATCGCTCGCAGCCGCTCGCGCGGCGACCAATGCGCGCGACTATCTGCAAGCTTTCCATGCGGCCGACTCGGCGCTGAGCTTGTGCGCGCGCAACGTGCAATCGGCACCTGGCGACGCGCCCAATGGGCCGCTAACATCCGGTGAGCCGGCTCAATGGAGGCTTGTGGCCGCGTTCGACGCAGGCGCCATCACGCCTGTGCCGCAATGGCCGGGATCATCGCGTGCGCCGCAATGCCTGATCGAGCCTTGGCGTCTCTCGACTCGACCCAACGCGAGCGCTTATCTGCTCACCGCGCGCGGCTTCGGGCAGAGCGGCGAGTCACAGGTCTGGTTGCAGATGGAACTGGTGACCGAGGATGGCACGATCGAGCGTCATTGGCGGCGCATTGCCGCGAGACCATTTTGA
- a CDS encoding phage holin family protein, giving the protein MTTETHSQRAEHSPLRRILSSVFAILQTRLELVGIELAEEKDRLLGVLFLGLAAMMLATMALIALTALVAIAFWDTYRWQALAGITAVYAIAGLACALKARSGLRNAPLVFEATLAEFEKDREAFRSRD; this is encoded by the coding sequence ATGACGACCGAAACACACTCGCAGCGCGCAGAACACAGCCCGTTGCGCCGTATTCTCAGTTCCGTGTTTGCGATTCTGCAGACGCGGCTCGAACTGGTGGGCATCGAACTCGCCGAGGAAAAAGACCGCCTGCTCGGCGTGCTGTTTCTCGGCCTTGCCGCGATGATGCTCGCCACGATGGCCTTGATCGCGTTGACCGCACTCGTCGCCATTGCCTTCTGGGACACCTACCGATGGCAGGCGCTTGCCGGCATCACCGCGGTCTACGCGATTGCTGGGCTCGCCTGTGCGCTGAAGGCGCGCAGCGGTTTGCGCAATGCGCCGCTGGTATTCGAAGCGACCCTCGCCGAGTTCGAAAAGGATCGCGAAGCGTTTCGCAGCCGCGACTGA
- the glyA gene encoding serine hydroxymethyltransferase, producing MFDRAQSTIANVDPELWKVIEQENRRQEEHIELIASENYTSPAVMAAQGSQLTNKYAEGYPGKRYYGGCEYVDVAEQLAIDRVKQLFGAEAANVQPNSGSQANQGVFFAMLKPGDTIMGMSLAHGGHLTHGSPVNMSGKWFNVVSYGLNEAEDIDYDAAEKLAQEHKPKLIVAGASAFALRIDFERMSKIAKSVGAYFMVDMAHYAGLIAAGVYPNPVPHADFVTTTTHKSLRGPRGGVILMKAEFEKQINSAIFPGIQGGPLMHVIAAKAVAFKEAQSPEFKAYQQQVVENARVLAETLVKRGLRIVSGRTESHVMLVDLRAKKITGKAAEAALGAAHITVNKNAIPNDPEKPFVTSGIRVGSPAMTTRGFGVKEAEQVGNLIADVLDNPEDAATIERVRAQVAELTQRFPVYG from the coding sequence ATGTTTGACAGAGCCCAAAGCACCATCGCCAACGTCGATCCTGAACTCTGGAAGGTCATCGAGCAGGAAAACCGCCGTCAGGAAGAGCACATCGAACTGATCGCGTCGGAAAACTACACGAGCCCGGCCGTGATGGCCGCGCAAGGCTCGCAACTCACCAACAAGTACGCCGAAGGGTATCCGGGCAAGCGCTACTACGGCGGCTGCGAATACGTCGACGTCGCCGAGCAGCTGGCGATCGACCGCGTGAAGCAGCTGTTCGGCGCCGAAGCCGCGAACGTGCAGCCGAACTCGGGCTCGCAGGCCAACCAGGGCGTGTTCTTCGCAATGCTCAAGCCGGGCGACACGATCATGGGCATGAGCCTCGCCCACGGCGGCCACCTCACGCACGGCTCGCCGGTCAACATGTCGGGCAAGTGGTTCAACGTGGTCAGCTACGGCCTGAATGAAGCCGAAGACATCGACTACGACGCCGCTGAAAAGCTCGCCCAGGAACACAAGCCGAAGCTGATCGTGGCGGGCGCATCCGCATTCGCGCTGCGCATCGATTTCGAACGCATGTCGAAGATCGCGAAGTCGGTTGGCGCCTACTTCATGGTCGACATGGCGCACTACGCCGGTCTGATTGCCGCGGGCGTCTATCCGAACCCGGTGCCGCACGCCGATTTCGTCACCACCACCACGCACAAGAGCCTGCGCGGCCCGCGCGGCGGCGTGATCCTGATGAAGGCCGAGTTCGAGAAGCAGATCAACTCGGCAATTTTCCCGGGCATCCAGGGCGGTCCGCTGATGCACGTGATCGCCGCGAAGGCCGTCGCGTTCAAGGAAGCACAGTCGCCGGAATTCAAGGCGTATCAGCAGCAGGTCGTCGAGAACGCCCGTGTGCTCGCTGAAACGCTGGTCAAGCGCGGTCTGCGCATCGTGTCGGGTCGCACGGAAAGCCACGTGATGCTGGTCGACCTGCGTGCGAAGAAGATTACCGGCAAGGCTGCGGAAGCGGCACTCGGCGCGGCGCACATCACGGTCAACAAGAACGCGATCCCGAACGATCCGGAAAAGCCGTTCGTGACCTCGGGTATCCGCGTGGGTTCGCCGGCGATGACCACGCGCGGCTTCGGCGTGAAGGAAGCCGAGCAGGTCGGCAACCTGATCGCCGACGTGCTGGACAACCCGGAAGACGCCGCGACGATCGAGCGCGTGCGCGCGCAAGTCGCGGAGCTGACCCAGCGCTTCCCGGTTTACGGCTAA
- a CDS encoding GspH/FimT family pseudopilin — protein MQMKIKGTRRPSRAGFTLVETLAVIALVMLMAVMAMPSFAAWHMRDQVDSRSKALLSTFAYARSEALRRGARITVCRVDAARVCLASGQPCADGVADWACGWAVFAERGGKPALLRAQPALAAVSIAGVQTDMTFTPPAGQLIGAFRSFDIAPRSPSKSMQGNPWRRCISVAAGGRARISEGACGATS, from the coding sequence ATGCAGATGAAAATCAAGGGAACTCGCCGGCCATCGCGCGCCGGTTTCACGCTCGTCGAGACGCTGGCGGTGATAGCACTGGTGATGCTGATGGCGGTGATGGCGATGCCGTCGTTCGCCGCATGGCATATGCGAGATCAGGTCGACTCGCGCTCGAAGGCGCTGCTGTCCACCTTCGCGTATGCGCGCAGCGAGGCGCTGCGGCGCGGCGCGCGCATCACGGTGTGTCGCGTCGATGCCGCGCGCGTCTGTCTTGCGTCGGGCCAACCCTGCGCCGACGGCGTCGCCGACTGGGCCTGTGGTTGGGCCGTATTCGCCGAACGCGGCGGCAAGCCGGCGTTGTTGCGCGCGCAGCCGGCGCTCGCGGCGGTGAGCATCGCCGGCGTGCAGACGGATATGACGTTCACGCCGCCCGCAGGGCAACTGATCGGCGCGTTTCGAAGTTTCGATATCGCGCCGCGCAGCCCATCGAAGTCGATGCAGGGAAACCCGTGGCGGCGCTGCATCAGTGTCGCGGCAGGAGGTCGCGCGCGGATCTCGGAGGGCGCGTGTGGAGCGACGTCATGA
- the ydfG gene encoding bifunctional NADP-dependent 3-hydroxy acid dehydrogenase/3-hydroxypropionate dehydrogenase YdfG, with protein sequence MIVFVTGASAGFGAAIARSFVKGGHRVVATARRKDRLQALADELGAALLPYELDVRDRAAVEAVPASLPADFAAIDVLVNNAGLALGTEPAHKASLDEWNTMIETNCTGLVQVTHALLPGMVERNRGHIFNLGSVAGRWPYAGGNVYGATKAFVRQFSLNLRADLAGTALRVTDIEPGLCGGTEFSNVRYRGDDDKAAKVYENVQPLTAEDIADSIYWIATRPAHVNINTIELMPVAQSFAGLSVHRG encoded by the coding sequence ATGATCGTGTTTGTCACAGGAGCGTCGGCCGGCTTCGGCGCTGCCATCGCCCGCTCGTTCGTCAAGGGCGGCCATCGTGTCGTCGCCACTGCTCGCCGCAAGGACCGTCTCCAGGCACTCGCCGACGAACTCGGCGCCGCGCTGCTGCCGTACGAGCTCGACGTGCGCGACCGCGCCGCCGTCGAAGCCGTGCCGGCCTCGTTGCCGGCCGACTTCGCCGCAATCGACGTGCTCGTCAACAACGCCGGCCTCGCCCTCGGCACCGAGCCGGCGCACAAGGCGAGCCTCGACGAATGGAACACCATGATCGAGACCAATTGCACGGGCCTCGTGCAGGTCACGCATGCGCTGCTGCCCGGCATGGTCGAGCGCAATCGCGGACATATCTTCAATCTTGGTTCGGTGGCGGGCCGCTGGCCGTACGCAGGCGGCAACGTGTATGGCGCGACCAAGGCGTTCGTGCGCCAGTTCAGCCTGAACCTGCGCGCCGACCTCGCCGGCACCGCGCTGCGCGTGACCGACATCGAGCCGGGTCTGTGCGGGGGCACCGAATTCTCGAACGTGCGCTATCGCGGCGACGACGACAAGGCCGCCAAGGTCTACGAAAACGTGCAGCCGCTGACGGCCGAAGACATCGCCGATTCAATCTACTGGATCGCCACGCGCCCGGCTCACGTCAACATCAACACGATCGAGCTGATGCCGGTCGCACAGTCGTTTGCGGGTCTGTCCGTGCATCGCGGCTGA
- a CDS encoding peroxiredoxin gives MSLRLGDIAPDFEQESSIGRISFHDWLGNSWGVLFSHPADFTPVCTTELGLTAKLASEFEKRNVKTIALSVDSAESHKEWIKDINETQAANVGFPILADGDRKVSQLYDMIHPNANETFTVRSLFVIDPNKKVRLIITYPASTGRNFDEVLRVIDSLQLTDSHSVATPGNWKQGDDVVIVPSLKDEEVIKQKFPKGYKALRPYLRMTPQPNQ, from the coding sequence ATGAGTCTACGTCTTGGCGACATTGCGCCGGATTTCGAACAGGAGTCGAGCATTGGCCGTATCAGTTTTCACGACTGGCTCGGCAATAGCTGGGGCGTGCTGTTCTCGCATCCTGCCGACTTCACGCCGGTCTGCACGACCGAGCTGGGCCTGACCGCGAAGCTTGCAAGCGAGTTCGAAAAGCGCAACGTGAAGACGATCGCGTTGTCGGTAGACAGCGCGGAGTCGCACAAGGAGTGGATCAAGGACATCAACGAGACGCAGGCCGCCAACGTCGGTTTTCCGATTCTCGCGGACGGCGATCGCAAGGTCTCCCAGCTTTACGACATGATTCATCCGAACGCGAACGAAACGTTCACCGTGCGTTCGCTGTTCGTCATCGATCCGAATAAGAAGGTGCGTTTGATCATCACGTATCCGGCGAGTACCGGCCGCAACTTCGACGAAGTGCTGCGCGTGATCGATTCGCTGCAACTGACCGACAGTCACTCGGTCGCGACGCCGGGCAACTGGAAGCAGGGCGATGACGTCGTGATCGTGCCGTCGCTGAAGGACGAAGAAGTGATCAAGCAGAAATTCCCGAAGGGCTACAAGGCACTGCGTCCGTACCTGCGCATGACGCCGCAGCCGAACCAGTAA
- the ybgC gene encoding tol-pal system-associated acyl-CoA thioesterase, with the protein MRRMNMSTSQPGTEIGYTWSIRVYYEDTDAGGIVFYANYLKFFERARTEWLRACGVDQHRLAEENDAIFIVRSTAVDYRTPARLDDLVKIISRIERLGRASVDFVQEAWREGTLLASGSVRVGCVDRTTLRPAAIPPSVLAALRHGPGVGESAD; encoded by the coding sequence ATGCGCCGCATGAATATGTCGACCAGCCAGCCAGGCACGGAAATCGGCTACACGTGGTCCATCCGCGTGTATTACGAAGATACCGACGCCGGCGGCATCGTGTTTTACGCCAATTATCTGAAATTTTTCGAACGGGCTCGCACCGAATGGCTGCGCGCGTGCGGCGTCGACCAGCATCGGCTTGCGGAAGAAAACGACGCGATTTTCATCGTGCGCAGTACCGCGGTCGATTACCGGACTCCGGCCCGGCTCGACGATCTCGTGAAAATTATCAGCCGGATCGAGCGTCTTGGCCGAGCTTCGGTAGACTTCGTGCAGGAAGCCTGGCGCGAAGGCACGTTGCTTGCCAGCGGGTCGGTCCGGGTTGGCTGTGTGGACCGCACGACGCTGCGGCCAGCCGCGATCCCGCCTTCGGTTCTTGCCGCGCTGCGGCACGGACCGGGCGTCGGCGAGAGCGCGGACTGA
- a CDS encoding PilW family protein: MKRPHCPRGHTLVEFLIAMALGLIVTAGAVSLYTAQRNAFVQASNATRIREAGLTALMLIGQQLQMAGFVPADVVGYNAAPALFGCSGGRPTGADDNLACTTLSTGSDGVAVRYVADVVSTWPSSSGQVTDCVGQAVKSSDAVLGDQGAPVVNRYFANVSGSTGEPELYCVGSGNAGSAQPLVEGVERVRLRYWLGGAANAVNASAVAADQWTNVVAVDVSVLVRGAPQGRRSKYVDCDGVSTLGSDLRPRQAFSRRVALRNRAEVSS; the protein is encoded by the coding sequence ATGAAGCGGCCGCATTGCCCACGCGGTCACACGCTGGTCGAATTCCTGATCGCGATGGCGCTTGGGCTGATCGTGACCGCGGGCGCCGTGTCTCTTTACACGGCGCAGCGCAACGCGTTCGTGCAGGCGAGCAACGCGACCCGGATTCGCGAAGCCGGCTTGACCGCGCTGATGCTGATCGGCCAGCAATTGCAGATGGCCGGCTTCGTCCCTGCCGACGTCGTTGGCTATAACGCGGCGCCTGCGCTGTTCGGCTGCTCGGGCGGTCGCCCGACCGGCGCCGACGACAACCTCGCTTGCACCACGTTGAGTACAGGCTCCGATGGCGTCGCGGTCCGTTACGTCGCAGACGTCGTATCGACGTGGCCATCGTCGAGCGGGCAGGTCACCGACTGTGTCGGCCAGGCCGTCAAGAGCAGCGATGCAGTCCTTGGCGATCAGGGCGCGCCGGTGGTCAATCGATACTTCGCCAACGTCAGCGGCTCGACCGGCGAGCCGGAGCTTTACTGCGTCGGCAGCGGCAATGCCGGGTCCGCGCAGCCGCTGGTCGAAGGCGTCGAGCGCGTGCGGTTGCGCTACTGGCTGGGCGGGGCGGCCAATGCTGTGAATGCGTCGGCCGTCGCGGCGGATCAATGGACGAACGTCGTCGCGGTGGATGTCAGCGTGCTGGTGCGCGGCGCGCCGCAAGGACGGCGCTCGAAGTACGTCGATTGCGATGGCGTGAGTACGCTCGGCAGCGACTTGCGGCCTCGACAGGCGTTTTCGCGCAGAGTGGCGCTGCGCAATCGCGCGGAGGTGTCGTCGTGA
- a CDS encoding DUF3318 domain-containing protein, protein MSPSRPDTAFRNKRHPSKDLSAPHLRALRKELLLVRADVERVELAQAAFELRRAVTHFSWLKFVIPGFGGLRVGKGPKASVLNAGTIGALLKQYPLISSIVSLLLAKPLRATVIRSARPALKWGGLALGAWEAVRVWQQMNNESAAARAAAAASATAQSAAEQADSTRSGY, encoded by the coding sequence ATGAGCCCATCCCGTCCCGATACAGCCTTTCGTAACAAGCGCCATCCGTCGAAGGATCTGAGCGCCCCGCATCTGCGGGCGCTGCGCAAGGAATTGCTGCTCGTGCGCGCGGATGTCGAACGCGTCGAGCTCGCGCAGGCCGCCTTCGAACTGCGCCGGGCCGTCACGCATTTCAGCTGGCTCAAGTTCGTGATCCCCGGCTTCGGCGGCTTGCGCGTCGGCAAAGGGCCGAAGGCGAGCGTGCTCAACGCGGGCACGATCGGCGCATTGCTCAAGCAGTACCCGTTGATCAGCTCGATCGTTTCGCTGTTGCTCGCCAAACCGCTGCGCGCGACGGTCATCAGGAGCGCGAGGCCCGCGCTCAAGTGGGGCGGCCTTGCGCTCGGCGCGTGGGAAGCGGTCCGGGTCTGGCAACAGATGAATAACGAGTCGGCGGCGGCGCGGGCGGCCGCGGCGGCTTCCGCTACGGCGCAGTCGGCGGCAGAGCAGGCCGATTCGACGAGAAGCGGCTATTGA
- a CDS encoding acyl-CoA dehydrogenase, which translates to MAVAAQFHWEDPLLLDQQLTEDERMVRDAAAAYSQDKLLPRVLEAFRHEKTDVGIFREMGELGLLGPTIPEQYGGPGLNYVAYGLIAREVERVDSGYRSMMSVQSSLVMVPIYEFGSDAQKEKYLPKLARGEWIGCFGLTEPNHGSDPGSMVTRAKKVNGGYSLSGSKMWITNSPIADVFVVWAKLEENGKDHIRGFILEKGWKGLSAPAIHGKIGLRASITGEIVLDDVFVPEENIMPGVSGLRGPFTCLNSARYGIAWGALGAAEACWHIARQYVLDRTQFGRPLAANQLIQKKLADMQTEITLGLQGVLRLGRMKDEGTAATEITSIMKRNSCGKALDIARLARDMLGGNGISDEFGVARHLVNLEVVNTYEGTHDVHALILGRAQTGIQAFF; encoded by the coding sequence ATGGCCGTAGCCGCGCAGTTTCACTGGGAAGATCCGTTGCTGCTGGATCAGCAGTTGACCGAAGACGAACGCATGGTGCGCGACGCCGCCGCGGCCTACTCGCAGGACAAGCTGCTGCCGCGCGTGCTCGAAGCGTTCCGCCATGAAAAGACCGATGTCGGGATCTTTCGCGAAATGGGCGAACTCGGCCTGCTCGGCCCGACGATTCCCGAACAGTACGGCGGCCCCGGTCTGAACTATGTCGCGTACGGGCTGATCGCGCGTGAAGTCGAACGTGTCGACTCCGGCTATCGCTCGATGATGTCGGTGCAGTCGTCGCTGGTGATGGTGCCGATTTACGAGTTCGGCTCGGACGCGCAGAAGGAAAAATATCTGCCGAAGCTCGCGCGCGGCGAGTGGATCGGCTGCTTCGGCCTGACCGAGCCGAACCACGGCTCCGATCCGGGCAGCATGGTCACGCGCGCGAAGAAGGTCAATGGCGGTTATTCGCTGTCGGGCTCGAAGATGTGGATCACCAATTCGCCGATCGCCGACGTGTTCGTCGTGTGGGCGAAGCTCGAGGAAAACGGCAAGGACCACATCCGCGGCTTTATTCTCGAGAAGGGCTGGAAGGGTCTGTCGGCGCCGGCGATCCACGGCAAGATCGGGCTGCGCGCGTCGATCACCGGTGAAATCGTGCTCGACGATGTGTTCGTGCCGGAAGAGAACATCATGCCGGGCGTCAGCGGCCTGCGCGGTCCGTTCACATGTCTGAACTCGGCGCGCTACGGCATCGCCTGGGGCGCGCTCGGCGCGGCGGAAGCATGCTGGCACATCGCGCGGCAGTACGTGCTCGATCGCACGCAGTTCGGCCGGCCGCTTGCCGCGAACCAGTTGATCCAGAAGAAGCTCGCCGATATGCAGACCGAAATCACGCTCGGGCTGCAAGGCGTGCTGCGCCTCGGCCGCATGAAGGACGAAGGCACGGCCGCCACCGAAATCACGTCGATCATGAAGCGCAATTCGTGCGGCAAAGCGCTCGACATCGCCCGCCTCGCGCGCGACATGCTCGGTGGCAACGGTATTTCGGACGAGTTCGGCGTCGCCCGCCATCTGGTGAACCTCGAGGTCGTCAACACCTACGAAGGCACCCACGACGTTCATGCGCTGATCCTCGGCCGTGCGCAGACGGGTATTCAGGCGTTCTTCTGA
- a CDS encoding type IV pilin protein, which yields MKRPNTSAFTLLELVIALAIAATLAAFAIPSYRSHIARTHRIDAASALYRAAQFVEAAASDGVPALPPGIDQAPQFGAPVYRVRVLPADDTNGGYSIEAVPAEAGPMRDDPCGAFTLDATGQRGNRNDTSGAAPTSSECWNTG from the coding sequence ATGAAAAGGCCGAACACATCCGCATTCACGCTGCTCGAACTCGTGATCGCGCTCGCGATTGCCGCCACGCTCGCCGCGTTTGCGATCCCTTCGTATCGAAGCCACATCGCGCGCACCCATCGCATCGACGCGGCGTCGGCGTTATATCGGGCTGCGCAATTCGTCGAGGCCGCGGCGAGCGATGGCGTGCCGGCCTTGCCACCGGGCATCGATCAGGCGCCGCAGTTCGGCGCGCCGGTGTATCGCGTGCGCGTGCTGCCCGCGGACGATACGAACGGCGGCTATTCGATCGAAGCGGTTCCAGCGGAAGCGGGCCCGATGCGCGATGACCCGTGCGGCGCGTTCACGCTGGACGCGACAGGTCAGCGAGGCAATAGAAATGACACGAGCGGCGCGGCGCCCACGAGCAGCGAATGCTGGAATACGGGTTAG
- a CDS encoding type IV pilus modification PilV family protein: MRWPAFSTGVRAQASASGGSSLIEVMLAVALVAVSALGLIAAQVWTAREAHAMSLRESATWIADSIAEATRTPSVGNAALDQSSGWANVLLPQGDASIGESGVVASARVTWASVRDRPIAGDGIGPPAEPCGDVDAPAGSSCVALAFAK; encoded by the coding sequence ATGAGATGGCCCGCATTCAGTACTGGTGTGCGTGCGCAAGCGTCGGCATCTGGCGGCAGTTCGTTGATCGAGGTGATGCTGGCCGTCGCGTTGGTCGCGGTAAGCGCGCTGGGGTTGATCGCGGCGCAGGTGTGGACCGCACGTGAAGCGCACGCAATGTCGCTGCGCGAGAGCGCCACGTGGATAGCCGACTCGATCGCCGAAGCGACGCGCACGCCTTCCGTGGGCAATGCCGCACTCGATCAATCGAGCGGGTGGGCGAATGTTCTGCTGCCGCAAGGCGACGCATCGATCGGCGAGAGCGGCGTGGTCGCGTCGGCGCGGGTGACGTGGGCGTCCGTGCGAGACCGGCCCATTGCGGGCGATGGGATCGGGCCGCCGGCGGAGCCTTGCGGCGACGTCGATGCACCGGCCGGATCGTCGTGTGTCGCGTTGGCGTTCGCGAAATGA
- the nrdR gene encoding transcriptional regulator NrdR: MHCPFCRHADTQVVDSRVSEDGATIRRRRRCPACDKRFTTYERVELALPSVVKKDGTRTEFDRRKIVASMQLALRKRPVAVDAIEAAVARIEYQLLGSGEREVRSERLGELVMNELRALDTIAYVRFASVYRRFEDVSEFEDVIEEFRRASSPPKPSRKR; the protein is encoded by the coding sequence ATGCATTGCCCCTTCTGCCGCCACGCCGATACGCAGGTCGTCGACTCGCGCGTATCCGAAGACGGCGCGACGATTCGCCGGCGCCGCCGCTGCCCGGCCTGCGACAAGCGTTTCACGACGTATGAGCGGGTCGAGCTGGCGTTGCCGTCGGTCGTCAAGAAGGACGGCACGCGCACGGAATTCGATCGCCGCAAGATCGTCGCGAGCATGCAACTGGCGCTGCGCAAGCGGCCAGTTGCGGTGGACGCGATTGAAGCGGCGGTCGCCCGCATCGAGTATCAGCTGCTCGGCAGCGGCGAGCGCGAGGTGCGTAGCGAGCGCCTCGGCGAACTCGTGATGAACGAGTTGCGCGCGCTCGACACGATCGCTTACGTCCGCTTCGCCTCCGTATACCGGCGCTTCGAAGACGTCTCCGAATTCGAGGACGTGATCGAGGAATTTCGCCGCGCCTCTTCCCCGCCCAAACCTTCCCGCAAGCGCTGA
- a CDS encoding EAL domain-containing protein — protein MISPTIPDLIARAAHHPFLGEHLAMGQGAHAGIALAHFDGIELTSAYEPIFDISVHGLAQSLSCGAEGVDRFGDELGFQAVTHRLGAPPFDVFDPFDNIADDQQLVALDRMSRALHAINFFGPQRHGLLFLRVHERLLKSVKYDHGRHFSSVLTSFNLSPTRIVIELPAAAVAHKTFLGYLTRSYQHYGFKVAGNLSNAGQILSVSETARLDFIKMDAAAALRDATVKPLVGYAGRLRVPLIFNRVMDETQFSALQQYDVRFVQGPLFNAHYHDRAA, from the coding sequence ATGATTTCGCCGACCATCCCCGATCTGATCGCCCGCGCCGCTCATCACCCGTTTCTCGGCGAGCATCTGGCCATGGGACAAGGCGCGCACGCCGGCATTGCGCTCGCGCATTTCGACGGCATCGAGCTCACGAGCGCCTACGAGCCGATCTTCGACATCAGCGTGCATGGGCTCGCGCAGTCGCTGTCATGCGGCGCGGAAGGGGTCGACCGCTTCGGTGACGAGCTCGGCTTTCAGGCGGTCACGCACCGGCTCGGCGCACCGCCGTTCGACGTGTTCGATCCGTTCGACAACATCGCCGACGATCAGCAGCTGGTCGCGCTGGATCGTATGTCGCGCGCGCTGCACGCAATCAACTTCTTCGGGCCGCAGCGGCATGGGCTGCTGTTTCTACGCGTGCACGAGAGGCTGTTGAAGAGCGTGAAGTACGACCACGGCCGGCATTTTTCGAGCGTGCTGACGTCGTTCAATTTGAGTCCGACGCGCATCGTCATCGAGCTGCCGGCGGCGGCGGTCGCGCACAAGACGTTTCTGGGCTATCTGACGCGCAGCTATCAGCACTACGGCTTCAAGGTGGCGGGCAATCTGTCGAACGCGGGGCAGATCCTGTCGGTATCGGAAACCGCACGGCTCGATTTCATCAAGATGGATGCGGCGGCCGCGTTGCGCGATGCGACCGTGAAGCCGCTCGTCGGCTACGCAGGCCGGCTGCGGGTGCCGCTGATTTTCAATCGCGTGATGGACGAGACGCAGTTCTCCGCGCTACAGCAGTACGACGTGCGGTTCGTGCAAGGGCCATTGTTCAACGCGCATTATCACGATCGCGCGGCGTGA
- a CDS encoding DUF883 family protein has translation MSEVNKERLMSDIKTVLADAEDLLKQAASATGERASELRETALTRLKQAKEKAADVQVVVVEKGKKAARATDDYVHEHPWASIGIAAGIGMVVGLLINRK, from the coding sequence ATGTCGGAAGTCAACAAGGAGAGATTGATGTCGGATATCAAAACCGTCCTCGCGGACGCTGAAGACCTGCTGAAACAGGCCGCGAGCGCTACCGGCGAACGCGCGTCCGAACTGCGCGAGACCGCGCTGACGCGCCTGAAGCAGGCGAAAGAAAAAGCAGCCGACGTTCAGGTCGTGGTCGTCGAAAAAGGGAAGAAGGCTGCCCGCGCTACCGACGACTACGTGCACGAACATCCGTGGGCGTCCATCGGTATCGCCGCCGGCATCGGCATGGTGGTCGGTCTGCTGATCAATCGCAAGTAA